Proteins found in one Magnolia sinica isolate HGM2019 chromosome 5, MsV1, whole genome shotgun sequence genomic segment:
- the LOC131246928 gene encoding uncharacterized protein LOC131246928, whose product MEEEQFLSLFEIYWFYNKIFTQPSSPLPIEPTPAKTKTQIEELAFSPVGSLHRRSFSNDSSFKSDPFSPNSVLQQHKLDTILSGKEIEENPIQETEQEACKPSRKSVFRRQKKTTKSLSDLEFEELKGFLDLGFTFSEEEMDTRLVSIVPGLQRFGNSCGEEVSVDGRVVSRPSLSEAWNVCFRIGQVNRSVGVATPKQCCSSGVVVRK is encoded by the exons ATGGAAGAAGAGCAGTTCCTATCCCTCTTCGAAATCTACTGGTTTTACAACAAGATCTTCACCCAACCATCTTCTCCTCTTCCAATCGAACCAACTCCAGCAAAAACCAAAACCCAGATTGAAGAACTCGCTTTCTCTCCCGTCGGTAGCCTCCACCGTCGATCTTTCAGCAACGATTCGAGCTTCAAATCCGACCCATTCTCTCCAAATTCAGTCCTTCAACAACACAAACTCGACACCATCCTCTCCGGCAAAGAGATCGAAGAAAACCCAATTCAGGAAACAGAACAAGAAGCCTGTAAACCGTCGAGAAAGTCGGTATTCCGTCGCCAAAAGAAGACTACCAAGAGCTTGTCTGATCTTGAATTTGAAGAATTGAAGGGATTTTTGGATCTGGGTTTTACGTTTTCTGAAGAAGAGATGGATACGAGGCTGGTTTCAATCGTTCCGGGGCTGCAGAGATTCGGAAACAGTTGTGGGGAAGAGGTCTCTGTTGATGGAAGAGTCGTTTCCAGGCCTTCCCTATCAGAAGCATGGAAT GTGTGTTTTCGTATTGGTCAGGTCAATAGGTCTGTTGGAGTTGCTACTCCGAAACAGTGTTGTAGTTCCGGGGTAGTTGTGAGGAAGTAG